The following are encoded in a window of Pieris napi chromosome 23, ilPieNapi1.2, whole genome shotgun sequence genomic DNA:
- the LOC125061428 gene encoding muscle M-line assembly protein unc-89-like isoform X3 produces MPRGGPMSGECMIVHWCMGQNMYSSECGYMMGGGYYGAAGPGYPPDDFSDYMWMENEEEFDKQVMQQLEEEALMEQCIEAMLEDEQRERRAARDNGHGSTTSNSSTPVSLQEAISKSTLNPLAAEFVPGRARPPPEERSDPPESKELPKEDTQTTEPESTDAQITDEKESTPQTEPPEVSAADVQPIEDDKKSKEKPKSKSDKKKPEVKPKAKVDNKVKKDPKLKTVQSDVKAAPSESVKNEIKSVQSEKCVKSEVQSEDNQSIEVVKQSSQPPSDEPSSGFKPVNYAAAAKANKPKKATTPPASLPEKTIPPKTEKPKDKNPPKTTAPKVKTDKPAVKVDKPIQRKNSTK; encoded by the exons ATGCCAAGAGGGGGCCCAATGAGCGGTGAGTGTATGATAGTCCACTGGTGCATGGGACAGAATATGTACTCAAGTGAGTGCG GTTACATGATGGGTGGTGGTTACTATGGTGCAGCTGGTCCAGGGTATCCACCTGATGACTTTTCTGACTACATGTGGATGGAAAATGAAGAAGAGTTTGACAAACAG GTGATGCAACAGCTGGAAGAAGAGGCGCTAATGGAGCAATGCATAGAAGCTATGTTAGAAGACGAACAGCGAGAAAGACGTGCCGCAAGGGACAATGGACACGGCTCAAC CACAAGCAACAGTTCAACTCCTGTGTCCCTTCAAGAAGCCATCTCAAAGTCTACCCTTAATCCCTTAGCTGCTGAGTTTGTGCCAGGAAGAGCTCGTCCACCACCAG AAGAGAGATCAGATCCACCAGAATCAAAGGAGCTACCCAAGGAAGATACACAGACCACTGAACCAGAAAGTACAGATGCACAGATTACAGATGAAAAAG AATCAACACCACAAACAGAACCTCCAGAAGTGAGTGCAGCAGATGTTCAACCAATCGAAGACGACAAGAAGTCAAAAGAAAAACCCAAATCAAAGTCTGACAAGAAGAAGCCAGAAGTTAAACCGAAAGCAAAAGTTgacaataaagtaaaaaaagacCCCAAACTTAAAACTGTACAAAGTGATGTGAAAGCCGCCCCAAGTGAAAGTGTTAAGAATGAAATTAAAAGTGTTCAAAGCGAGAAATGTGTCAAAAGTGAAGTGCAAAGTGAAGATAACCAGAGCATAGAGGTTGTTAAG CAATCATCCCAACCACCATCCGACGAGCCTTCATCTGGATTCAAACCCGTAAACTACGCAGCAGCTGCTAAGGCCAACAAACCCAAGAAAGCCACTACGCCTCCTGCCTCACTCCCCGAGAAGACCATACCACCCAAAACTGAGAAACCAAAAGATAAAAACCCACCGAAAACCACAGCCCCAAAAGTAAAAACCGACAAACCGGCTGTCAAAGTTGACAAACCGATCCAAAGGAAGAAttcaactaaataa
- the LOC125061428 gene encoding muscle M-line assembly protein unc-89-like isoform X2 has product MKIPETGNVGAYYGNEEHGQWQPNGVIIDNGVGGGIVGSGDAGVLRPPAPVYPVHMPRGGPMSGYMMGGGYYGAAGPGYPPDDFSDYMWMENEEEFDKQVMQQLEEEALMEQCIEAMLEDEQRERRAARDNGHGSTTSNSSTPVSLQEAISKSTLNPLAAEFVPGRARPPPEERSDPPESKELPKEDTQTTEPESTDAQITDEKESTPQTEPPEVSAADVQPIEDDKKSKEKPKSKSDKKKPEVKPKAKVDNKVKKDPKLKTVQSDVKAAPSESVKNEIKSVQSEKCVKSEVQSEDNQSIEVVKQSSQPPSDEPSSGFKPVNYAAAAKANKPKKATTPPASLPEKTIPPKTEKPKDKNPPKTTAPKVKTDKPAVKVDKPIQRKNSTK; this is encoded by the exons ATGAAAATACCAGAGACTGGAAATGTTGGAGCATATTATGGCAATGAAGAACATGGACAGTGGCAg CCAAATGGTGTGATCATAGATAACGGAGTGGGTGGTGGGATTGTTGGTAGTGGAGACGCAGGTGTACTAAGACCACCCGCACCTGTATACCCTGTGCACATGCCAAGAGGGGGCCCAATGAGCG GTTACATGATGGGTGGTGGTTACTATGGTGCAGCTGGTCCAGGGTATCCACCTGATGACTTTTCTGACTACATGTGGATGGAAAATGAAGAAGAGTTTGACAAACAG GTGATGCAACAGCTGGAAGAAGAGGCGCTAATGGAGCAATGCATAGAAGCTATGTTAGAAGACGAACAGCGAGAAAGACGTGCCGCAAGGGACAATGGACACGGCTCAAC CACAAGCAACAGTTCAACTCCTGTGTCCCTTCAAGAAGCCATCTCAAAGTCTACCCTTAATCCCTTAGCTGCTGAGTTTGTGCCAGGAAGAGCTCGTCCACCACCAG AAGAGAGATCAGATCCACCAGAATCAAAGGAGCTACCCAAGGAAGATACACAGACCACTGAACCAGAAAGTACAGATGCACAGATTACAGATGAAAAAG AATCAACACCACAAACAGAACCTCCAGAAGTGAGTGCAGCAGATGTTCAACCAATCGAAGACGACAAGAAGTCAAAAGAAAAACCCAAATCAAAGTCTGACAAGAAGAAGCCAGAAGTTAAACCGAAAGCAAAAGTTgacaataaagtaaaaaaagacCCCAAACTTAAAACTGTACAAAGTGATGTGAAAGCCGCCCCAAGTGAAAGTGTTAAGAATGAAATTAAAAGTGTTCAAAGCGAGAAATGTGTCAAAAGTGAAGTGCAAAGTGAAGATAACCAGAGCATAGAGGTTGTTAAG CAATCATCCCAACCACCATCCGACGAGCCTTCATCTGGATTCAAACCCGTAAACTACGCAGCAGCTGCTAAGGCCAACAAACCCAAGAAAGCCACTACGCCTCCTGCCTCACTCCCCGAGAAGACCATACCACCCAAAACTGAGAAACCAAAAGATAAAAACCCACCGAAAACCACAGCCCCAAAAGTAAAAACCGACAAACCGGCTGTCAAAGTTGACAAACCGATCCAAAGGAAGAAttcaactaaataa
- the LOC125061428 gene encoding fibrous sheath CABYR-binding protein-like isoform X1: MKIPETGNVGAYYGNEEHGQWQPNGVIIDNGVGGGIVGSGDAGVLRPPAPVYPVHMPRGGPMSGECMIVHWCMGQNMYSSECGYMMGGGYYGAAGPGYPPDDFSDYMWMENEEEFDKQVMQQLEEEALMEQCIEAMLEDEQRERRAARDNGHGSTTSNSSTPVSLQEAISKSTLNPLAAEFVPGRARPPPEERSDPPESKELPKEDTQTTEPESTDAQITDEKESTPQTEPPEVSAADVQPIEDDKKSKEKPKSKSDKKKPEVKPKAKVDNKVKKDPKLKTVQSDVKAAPSESVKNEIKSVQSEKCVKSEVQSEDNQSIEVVKQSSQPPSDEPSSGFKPVNYAAAAKANKPKKATTPPASLPEKTIPPKTEKPKDKNPPKTTAPKVKTDKPAVKVDKPIQRKNSTK, from the exons ATGAAAATACCAGAGACTGGAAATGTTGGAGCATATTATGGCAATGAAGAACATGGACAGTGGCAg CCAAATGGTGTGATCATAGATAACGGAGTGGGTGGTGGGATTGTTGGTAGTGGAGACGCAGGTGTACTAAGACCACCCGCACCTGTATACCCTGTGCACATGCCAAGAGGGGGCCCAATGAGCGGTGAGTGTATGATAGTCCACTGGTGCATGGGACAGAATATGTACTCAAGTGAGTGCG GTTACATGATGGGTGGTGGTTACTATGGTGCAGCTGGTCCAGGGTATCCACCTGATGACTTTTCTGACTACATGTGGATGGAAAATGAAGAAGAGTTTGACAAACAG GTGATGCAACAGCTGGAAGAAGAGGCGCTAATGGAGCAATGCATAGAAGCTATGTTAGAAGACGAACAGCGAGAAAGACGTGCCGCAAGGGACAATGGACACGGCTCAAC CACAAGCAACAGTTCAACTCCTGTGTCCCTTCAAGAAGCCATCTCAAAGTCTACCCTTAATCCCTTAGCTGCTGAGTTTGTGCCAGGAAGAGCTCGTCCACCACCAG AAGAGAGATCAGATCCACCAGAATCAAAGGAGCTACCCAAGGAAGATACACAGACCACTGAACCAGAAAGTACAGATGCACAGATTACAGATGAAAAAG AATCAACACCACAAACAGAACCTCCAGAAGTGAGTGCAGCAGATGTTCAACCAATCGAAGACGACAAGAAGTCAAAAGAAAAACCCAAATCAAAGTCTGACAAGAAGAAGCCAGAAGTTAAACCGAAAGCAAAAGTTgacaataaagtaaaaaaagacCCCAAACTTAAAACTGTACAAAGTGATGTGAAAGCCGCCCCAAGTGAAAGTGTTAAGAATGAAATTAAAAGTGTTCAAAGCGAGAAATGTGTCAAAAGTGAAGTGCAAAGTGAAGATAACCAGAGCATAGAGGTTGTTAAG CAATCATCCCAACCACCATCCGACGAGCCTTCATCTGGATTCAAACCCGTAAACTACGCAGCAGCTGCTAAGGCCAACAAACCCAAGAAAGCCACTACGCCTCCTGCCTCACTCCCCGAGAAGACCATACCACCCAAAACTGAGAAACCAAAAGATAAAAACCCACCGAAAACCACAGCCCCAAAAGTAAAAACCGACAAACCGGCTGTCAAAGTTGACAAACCGATCCAAAGGAAGAAttcaactaaataa
- the LOC125061432 gene encoding DNA-directed RNA polymerase I subunit rpa49-like, with product MTELTADVVYPKRSSYPMIVNFQNAYVTAEFNDTKCSLFTNEDNDKKTVLTQLGDIVYTGEEECESIGKTLLIARDRNTGKVRIIEAGHVELKPVIKNDLNASQLLETSGLELSRKFGSKKQKKRMEQREKLKMNVETVTQQVEKTIANVSVDQLDISNYENITESDDFYVPPINRAATSVEDVYDTKKIINEDDFEKILSEIEDKDCSEEILPSIQAIVDKNPTEMQKVYGIYASCLAKFFTATLRDINKKTYHICNSSVTLNTIIIQNFTTSINNKRGRPTEYKDKAFCHFVVLLLLMNNFKISMDTVCEVMKIAPRTVLTKVRVTGATQIKQGDKSVLHLKLPLQVKVFKRRK from the exons atgacAGAATTAACTGCAGATGTGGTGTATCCGAAACGATCATCTTATCCGATGATagttaattttcaaaatgcaTATGTTACGGCCGAATTTAATGATACCAAGTGTTCATTGTTTACTAATGAAGATAACGACAAAAAAACAGTATTAACTCAACTGGGAGATATTGTTTATACAGGAGAAGAAGAATGTGAATCAATAGGGAAAACATTGTTAATCGCTCGAGATCGAAATACAGGGAAAGTTCGCATAATAGAAGCAGGTCATGTTGAATTAAAACCAGTCATTAAAAATGATCTGAATGCATCTCAACTCCTGGAGACGAGTGGATTAGAGTTAAGCCGTAAATTTGGTTCAAAGAAGCAGAAAAAACGAATGGAACAGAGAGAGAAACTAAAGATGAATGTCGAAACAGTTACTCAACAG GTTGAAAAAACTATAGCAAATGTGAGTGTAGATCAGCTTGATATATCTAACTATGAGAATATAACTGAATCAGATGATTTCTATGTACCACCAATAAATAGAGCAGCAACAAGTGTTGAAGATGTTTATGacacaaagaaaataattaatgaagatgattttgaaaagattttatcTGAAATTGAAGATAAGGATTGTAGTGAGGAAATACTACCATCCATACAAGCTATAGTTGATAAAAATCCCACAGAAATGCAAAAAGTATATGGCATTTATGCAAGTTGTCTAGCAAAATTCTTTACTGCAACTTTGAGAGACATAAACAAGAAAACTTATCATATATGTAATAGTTCAGTTACGCTAAACACAAtcataattcaaaattttacaacatctattaataataaacgtgGACGTCCAACTGAGTATAAAGATAAAGCATTCTGtcattttgttgttttattacttttaatgaacaattttaaaatatctatggATACTGTGTGTGAGGTCATGAAAATTGCACCTAGgactgttttaactaaagtaagaGTTACGGGAGCAACGCAAATAAAGCAAGGTGATAAAAGTGTGTTGCATCTAAAATTACCTCTACAAGTCAAAGTGTTTAAAAGAAGGAAATAG